Proteins encoded by one window of Sus scrofa isolate TJ Tabasco breed Duroc unplaced genomic scaffold, Sscrofa11.1 Contig1574, whole genome shotgun sequence:
- the LOC110258217 gene encoding olfactory receptor 51G2-like — MLAFNHSASNWPTFSLLGIPGLEAAHIWISIPFCLLYTLALAGNALLLILVRAEQNLHAPQFYFLAVLALTDLGLSLSTLPSVLAIFWFDVRRIGLDACLSQMFFIHTLSSVESGILVAMAFYRLVAVCAPLNYTRILTRHTVAWLSGAALIRGATLLAPLPFVLRAFPFCGATGLSHSYCYYPDVLNLACGDVSVSSAYGLAFVLCTFAVDAVFILASYVKILGTLLKLGPPGRTWKALHTCACHLCTVCVFYLPLLSLAVLHRYTHHTSPVLYSTMSDAYLLVTPLLNPLVYSLKSQQIQAALRKRFGVQRVVAGE, encoded by the coding sequence ATGTTGGCTTTCAATCACTCTGCTTCTAATTGGCCCACCTTCTCCTTGCTTGGCATTCCTGGTCTGGAGGCTGCCCACATCTGGATCTCCATTCCCTTCTGTCTCCTGTACACCCTGGCCCTGGCGGGCAATGCCCTTCTGCTCATCCTGGTTAGAGCGGAGCAGAACCTCCATGCGCCTCAGTTCTATTTTTTGGCCGTGCTCGCCCTCACTGACCTAGGCCTTTCGTTGTCGACGCTGCCCAGTGTCTTGGCCATCTTCTGGTTTGACGTCCGCCGCATCGGCCTGGATGCCTGCTTAAGCCAAATGTTCTTCATTCACACCCTCTCCTCCGTGGAATCTGGAATCCTGGTGGCCATGGCTTTTTACCGCTTGGTAGCCGTCTGTGCTCCGCTGAACTACACCAGGATCCTAACCCGCCACACTGTGGCCTGGCTTAGCGGAGCTGCTCTCATCCGAGGTGCCACTCTGCTGGCCCCTCTGCCTTTTGTCCTTAGGGCCTTTCCTTTCTGTGGGGCCACTGGTCTCTCCCACTCTTACTGCTACTACCCGGATGTGCTGAACCTGGCCTGTGGGGATGTCTCTGTCAGCAGTGCCTATGGATTGGCGTTTGTACTCTGCACATTTGCTGTGGATGCTGTCTTTATTCTTGCTTCGTACGTGAAGATCTTGGGCACGCTTCTGAAGCTGGGGCCTCCAGGCCGCACCTGGAAGGCACTGCATACCTGTGCGTGTCACCTGTGCACAGTGTGTGTGTTCTACCTGCCCCTCCTCAGCTTGGCCGTGCTGCACCGGTACACCCACCACACGTCCCCAGTGCTCTACTCCACCATGAGCGACGCCTACCTGCTCGTGACACCGCTGCTCAACCCTCTTGTCTACAGTCTCAAATCCCAGCAGATCCAGGCTGCGCTGCGCAAGCGATTTGGGGTGCAACGTGTCGTTGCTGGAGAATGA